From the genome of Chanodichthys erythropterus isolate Z2021 chromosome 17, ASM2448905v1, whole genome shotgun sequence:
cacactacagcaaaagatataaataactgacttaaaacctttttttggggggtgaaaatactgacgtgcctaagacttttgcacagtactatatagtacagtgtatatatatatatatatatatatatatatatatatatatatatatatatatatatatatatatatatatatatatatatatatatatatatatattagtactgtgcaaaagtatATTTGATCTATTTAAAAGCATAAGTATAGTATCTAGTAAAAGCATAACTATATAGAATATAAAGGCATAATGAAGTATTAGAGTATTTGAAATCTAGATTaggaaaaaaactttttttttttcaatacacTCAGACCTTTATTCAAATTTGACTAAAAATAAGCTTTTCTGAATTCCATTAATGCTTTCTGATGCAATAATATTTGAAATAGTAattttctgttgttgttcaAGCACGTTAAATTCACACATAAGAATATCGGCTAAAAAAGCTTTCATTTCATATGAAGGAACACTTTTGAGTATATACTTCATTCTGTCTTCTGGCTTTATTTGAGAATAACAGTGATTTGGTGGACATAATAAAATTATCAACATTTTCAATTTCACTgtattcaaaaatgtttttgtttgtttctttgggCGTTTGTTTATAGAACTTCAGTTTGTCTTTTGTGTATTTACCTTTAGGTAACCCAGCAGCTGAGGGCACGATTCCTCCCAAGtcctgtggtcattaaaaagcGTATTGAAGGACTTATTGAGAGAGAATACTTGGCAAGAACACCAGAAGATCGCAAAGTGTACACATACGTAGCATGAAGGAGGAGCGAAATTAAATCTGGCATGAAAGAACGAGTGAGAGTGAGCAAGCAAGCATTGTTTTTGGGACTTTGTAACACACCTCACAtgggattttattttattttatgtcctTTTTTTGCCTTTGTTGTCATTCGTACTGGGAATAAACTGAGAAGAAAACCTTCACTTTCTAATGAActtgttttaaattgttctTACCGATTTGTTCCCACAAGGCTTTCCACTGGATTCGATTCAAAGCTTTTACAGAAGGTCTTTGTCTCTATGAGAGAAttgttggggtttttttttttgtatgtgtgtgtatgtgcgtgtcCCTTAGAATCATACAACCAAATTAAGTTAATCACAGTTTCCCAACATTAGATATCATTAAGACAATTCATATCATTATGAAATcccttttgattttttttcttatgtctGTGTAAGCATGTTTGGTTTATGGCACCTGTCATCTGTGCTTTACCTGTAAGATTGTCAGATTTGTAGCTGGGCAGCAGAGACGTGCAGTGTTTGATTCAAAGTGTGATTTGCACAGATAGATTAATACTTACACAGCATATAACAGGTGGTTTGGCTGTCTTTTTTCccttgcagttttttttttttttttttttttcctcatcatGTCTGACATGGCCAATTGTAAAAGATTACttaaaagcattttattttaaaggggtcctttgAATGCAGTTTAAACTGGGACGGGGGCGCAGTTTGTGTTTTCAGCATTATTATATTTCAATGTgtataaattgtaaaataattgTTATTGTACTCGATGCTGAAGTGAACTGTACAGGGCCTTGTTTTCATCAATAAAtgtagaaaaagaaagaaaaaaaacaataaaaggaATGGCCGTTTTGAGTCAGACTGTTTGTCTTGATCTTGAGGATCCTGGAAGTTAGGACATGAAATTTCAATCAGTGATAGCCGTGTGAAATGACACATTTCAACCTAACTTTCAACTCTAGATATTTTCCAATTCTTGTTTAAAACTGCACCCAAAAATAGattgtcattaatcactcaccctcatgtctttccaaacctgtaagactttcattcatctttggaacacaaatgaagatctttttgatgaaatctgagagatttctgtccctccatagacagctacgcaactgatACTTTGGTGCATATTTtcgtgaataaaagcctaaattcaatctgatCATTAAAAAAAGTGATTACATCCGTTCAGacaatttggactaaaccactcaattcatatggatcagttacaatctctttatgaacattttgaagcgtcaaaatgtcagttgcatagctgtctatggagggacagagatctctcagatttcatcaaaaagatcttcatttgcattCCAAAGAACAAaagtcttgcgggtttggaaggacatgagtTTGAGTAAtaacagaatttccatttttgggtgaactagccctttaagtCTTTATTTGCATATGAATAACATTGAATAACGTACATAGAGTACATCACATATGGTAACCAACAACCCTGACATGCAGAAACTCAAACGAGCTTGTTACaggcgagaacaaacctcactAGTTCTTGCAAGAACTAATAAAGTTCTCATACGTAAAAgcattgatcaatgtttataagtaaataaaagccttaacttaatttttttgtctcTTCAGAGGTTTACTCGTATGGATTTAATTTACATTGTCTTTATTAGCTTTGAAGCTTGAAATTTTTGGTTGCATGTACTTTCAAGAGAAGAAAAGTCTTACAGATTTAGAATGGATATAGAGGCGTGACacaaaatatctaaattttATTGCAGTAgatacaaaatatcaaaccaagtgtCACCTGCAAATACTTCAGACTGCATACTACTTCAGAAGATGCTTTTTTCAGGTCTCTGTATCAACTTTGCTGTTTCACACACGGGTCTGATGACAGCCATCTGCTGGGGTTCAGTCCCCTCGATTGTTATTGTGCAGAGAGGAGCCCTTCCCCCGACTCCTGCTCATTTTTGAACTGTGTTCTCGAAAGACACAATCTAGTAACGACTCAATCTAAAAGAGCTGTTACGTTGATCTTTTAGATTTTTAGTTAGAGTGACTCTGATCATCATCATAAATTATAAACGCTGAAGTGACGTCAGCGAGAACTCGACTCCTACGAACACAAACGGGTTTTATAACACTAGCCAATGCAAAGATCTTGAGCATGTTTAAAGCGGATTTTGCACTGAAGTGAACATTATGCTTCATTTTACAAGCAGGACGGAGGATGAAACGGCGGACTCGGGCGCGGAGACTTCGGGGTGAGTTAGCGGAGAAAGCTAAAGATGAACTCACTTTTGTTTGCGTCTCTAAGGGGGAGAAACACAGTGACCGAGGGCGCCGAATGCTTTATGATGTAAGCAACAAACGGTACATTGTAACATTACAAACAACTTCTGGTCTTTAAATATGCGCCATTTAATGtgaccaaatacaaaaacgttGCATTTAAGCTACACAGTCTAAATCAGGCAATATTATTCGTTTGAATGCAACCTACCAAGAGTTCTTATTTGTTTCGACTGAATGaacatttgaattaaactttAAAGTTTTTAACGTTGTTTGATTTCTCTTTAGGGGcactgatttaaaataataatttgaaaaaaTGTTCAGGAACTTTAGGTCACAAAAGGCTTTTGTTTCATGAGTTGGTAGGCCATGCTGAAGGATTAATACTGTTCATTTGAACAGTAGACTGTTAAATCCATTATAataagagtgtttttttttcttttctttagaTCTGACTGCAGTAAAATGTCATGCAGCAGCAGTAAGTCCATTTTCCTTATTTCCTTCATCATATCGACAGCCAGGCCTGTGATTTTGCCATCTGTGATTTGATATTTTCCTCAACTCCCTGTCTGCTGCTTACTCATGCAGTTGACCTCATGGCCAGCCCTGGTCAGGAGCTGCTTCTGGTCACCATGCACCTGCTTACCAACCCTGGTGACTCGCTCCTCCTCCAGCACACTCTTGACCGCCTGCTCAGGTGGGTCCGTCCCGGTCTCCGCCTCTTCCATGTGTCCGAGCGGGCCTGTCCCCTTCATGACTACGCTAGAGCTAACCTGTGCCCGGTGGCTGGCCACCCCTCACATGCGGTGACCATATTCTTGCACGAGTCTTACGGAGAGGAGCGTATTCTCAGGGTGCTGGACTTTCTGCAGTGTCCACCCTGGCAGTACCACCATACGGAGAGCTGTGGCGGCAGAGAGGGCGGCGCTCACGTTAGCTCCACCGCCTCCCCATCCAGCACCCTGCTGAGGCCCTACCTACTCCCCAGCCGGGACTTCTACAGCCTGGGTGCGGGAATGCCAGTGTGGGGGGTGCGGCCAGTGCACTATGGAGGGGAAGTGGTGCGAGTGACTTTGCACAGCACCTATGATAACTTTGAGGACACTGTGCGTTTATATGAGACTGTGCTACAGAGGAGGGTGGAAGAGCAGAAAACAGGGTTCTGCTGGTTCACTCTGCTTACAGAAAAAGGCTTCAACCTGCAGTTGGCCATCAAACAGCTCTCGCCAGGGGTCCGAGTGGAGCCGTGCTACTCTGCAGTTCTGCAGTTCAAGGTGGGTGAGATTGGACAGCTAGTGCCCTTGTTGCCCAACACCTGTTCACCCATCAGCGCTACCCGATGGCACACCGAAGACCTGGATGGCAACAAGATCCTCTTTCAGGTAGGTCACAAGAAATGTGTTCTGGTTTTTAAGGATCTCTTATATTGATAAACCATGatagaaaacaaatatataaaccaATGGGTTTCTTTAATTTATGATTGTTGTCTTTAAAgtgatagtttacccaaaaatgaaattatcccatgatttactcccCCTTAAATCAttctagatgtatatgactttcttctttcagacgaacacaattggagttatattataaaaataaaaaaaaacctggctcttccaagctttgtaatggtagtgaatggcgctcctgattttgaagtccaaaaaagtgcatccgtccatcataaaagtaatccatacggctccagggggttaataaaggccttctgaagcaaagcgatgggtttttgtaagaaatatgtatgtaataattctgtccgctagaggcctattcaaaacaaaggcgtagcttgatgacggcaagtttgagagcggaatcttgggacatgtggtctccacctcaatggacagtgcaaaagaatagggattggactcaggaacaaatcatgttcatggatgtgattattacagtagtatgttagtagtatgaagcagagcaggaccgagtgttgtgagagctgaacgaggccgctggagcgattacGCAAcgcacgcctcacgagcagaggaacttttattatgacacagtcgccgacACCGCCTCttcttttccggtcatgagtatgcgGTAACGCAGCTctatttattgtattataattttcaacacacttgTAAATGTATCTGTTATAACGttacttgtttgagacacactgcagtaagctagattgagattagaatatattaaatgcttgatggcttgtgttgacaaatggcatgcaattaattttaaaatgtgttgtatgatggagaaaaaagactaaacgtgttgagctatataacaattagttttctgtctataattatatcaaaacagttgttcccttgtctattaaaacatgtaatatattaaagcgtctttggtgtttccatggtttctacaaaataaaaccggaaaccgagggtaatgtgggtatgacgcaattgacaggcgactcctcacatgtcccggagccttggttaaaattgcaattttctcacgatttacaaatagttggaaacatttgggatattgtaagcactcaagtgaataaaatatataacactggcctaatggtttttggatatttttatgcaaaaatattacatattgcacctttaaatctttATAAACTGAAAACCATGGGAGTGCTGTTGTGACAATGAAcctattatttttaaagaaagccTTTTGTTCTAAAACGGCAAATAATTTGGAAATTATTGAACAAATGCATAAAACCCATAAACACATCAAGGATGCATAACAGCTGCAAAAGGGGGCTCGTGAGTGGTCTTCTGcaaccaaaaataacaaaaaggaCACCCTACAGTCTTGCTGACTTCAGTCTTGTTGAAGTCCCAAGTGTACATTAATTTGGGACAGGGCTAGTTACATCAAATGTCATTGTTTCTCATGTTTTGCAACCTAATTTCGTAGATGTCAAGCTTGAGGTAACACCTCTAATGGTGCTATATTTGACTGAGAGCTGCAGAGAGAAAGATTATCATTAAATAATGTCTTTATTTTCAATCAGTTACTCACACAAAGCTACTAGACAAATGGAAATGTGTACGATTATAGATCTTTTTCACTTTTTgtggtaaaaaaataatatagtaTAGTTTTGGAATGAGGGTAGATTAAATAGTgccagtattttttaaaatgtgaacCATTCCTTTAAAGTGCAATTTTTGTTGAACTTCTCTGCAGGTTAAAGCCCCAGCACAACCCCAGGGGTTCCTTACGTCTGCATTTCCTCTGAGCTGTCCCAGAATGCTGCTGAGGAACGGTGCAACTGCCAGGCCCCCTTCAACCTCTCCCTGCAGGAAGCCATCCCATTTGAAGGAGCACCCTGTGGGACGCTCACGTGTGGAGCCGCCACCGGACCGCTGTCCTCGCAGGTTGAGGTTAGCGTCGTATGGTAGGGAGAGTATGGGTTCAGACGGCACCTGCAGCACTCCTCCGGGAAGCTCCTGCTACTCCTCCCAGCGCAGCAGCCCGGCAGGCCTGTCTGTTAACTGGTATGAGCCAGCGATAACCTCTGAAACCTCCATATCATGCCTTTTGCTGGAAGAGGAGGAGCCCGAGACAAATGTGGACACAGGTTGTGCTGTAAAGCCACAGGCCACTTTAGGAGTGTCTGCCCTGGTGACTCTGTCTAGGGACCTGAAACATGGACTGGCTGAGCTGCAGTTGACCTCTGAAGCAGAGACACAGGCTTTGCAGTGTCATAGTCAGCATCAACATGCACAAGATGATGAGTTCTTCATTTGACTGTTCCCGttgacacttttttttgaaagcaGCACATAATTACATgaatgcatttggcagatgctttcatccaaagcgacttaaagggatagttcacccaaaaatgaaaatttgatgttcatCTGCTtaccccagggcatccaagatgtagatgactttgtttcttcagtagaacacaaatgatgatttttaactccaactgttgcagtctgtcagttgtataatgcatgtcaatgggaatttcatctataagagtaaaaaaaacaagcacagacaaatccaaattaaaccctgcggctcgtgacgacacattgatgtcctaagacacgaaacgatcggtttgtgcaagaaactgaacagtattcttataattttttacctctaatacaccactatgtccaactgcatgtcaatgggaattccatctataagactgacagactgcaacggttggaggtaaaaatcatcatttgtgttctactgaagaaacaaagtcacctacatcttggatgccctgggggtaagaggataaacatcaaattttcattttcagttcgTGAACATCCCGAGCCACCAACACTGCTGAAATTATCAGTggaatgaatatgtaaatatgtgctgcgcACTTTCCTCTCCatagcaaaataaacacaacaataaTGACAGCGATGAGAAAAcggcagttaaagggttagttcacccaagaatgaaaattatcccataatttactccccctcaactGATCcgatatgactttcttctttcagtccaGCACAATtggaattatattaataaatattctggctcttccaagctttataatgggagtgaatagtaactgagaaatccatcataaaagtaatccatacagctccagggggttaataaaagctttctgaagcgaagcaatgggtttttgtaagaaaaatatcaattttATAACTTAATAGACTAGAATCACTAGCTTCCAGTAGCGTTCATCCATGCGTTCATGAGTCGAGTTCAGGCGTATGACATAGGATGTAGGAGAGGCATAAGCTTAGATGAGAGTAGAAGCCTCTCACTGTTCAAATAGGCTGGGCAaaaaactcaagctcctccaacatttctctttaaaacttcttgttttagactggtgttttgttttgctccatTCTCTGCACTTCCAATTCAATACATCATGCGTCGAGTCAGAGTTCTCTGGAATTGGCTCGCGTACAGATGCCAGTGATTCTAGTTCATaatgttataaatatggatttttttttttttttacaaaaacgcattacttcacttcagaaggccatTATTAGCCCCCTCGAACCATATGGTGCCacacttttatgatggatggatgtgggcTTCAAAATATCggttactattcactcccatcataaagcttggaagagccagaatattttgtaatgtaacgcagattgtgtttggctgaaagaagaaagtcatatatacctaggatggcttgagggcgagtaaattatgggataatttttgggtgaaccaaccctttcgaaagcatctgatcatagcgaaGTGGACATTGTTTGCACAAGCTCTGCATTTCAGCACTCAAGTAAAGTaacataatgtttattaatacagcactttatacaatagattgcttaaaagcaagcagctttacagtattaaacatggaaaaactGTCAGTGTGTCTTTCAATTAGAATTACAACTTCATTTACTACTGTAAAGcggtgtgttcatgtttttactcgTGTCTGAACTTGACAAACTAAACAGAATAAATGAACTGGAGAAGATTTACGTCAAAGAAGGCAGAGCCTCAGAGCCACATACCTGTTACGTATCGCCATGGACCAATGCTAGTACAAAGGTGTTTATGGAAAAGTTTGCTCCAGCTGATGGTAAAGTTCACTTTGGCAAGTTGTGATGAACTCCTAAAACGAACCCAAACCCCAAAATTCATCGGGGCTTTTACAGTGCATTCACAGATATATATTgcatcagttcatgcattcgcTTTCATACATGGTCAACAACTCACATGGTTGATTACGTAATCTCAATATATGATCAATTTATATAATTCCTCATTTGCATTTTATCTTTTGCACAGGCTATAaaatggggttaaaagtccaTGTTTGAAAATGCTtctattttccattttaatatttttcaataCAAATTCCACATAACTATTTCAGTGAGATGAATTGTTAAACAAAAAGTTAACATTGAAAATTCCAGAACTTCTTTGCATTTTGTATGCACAACTTTAGCTTTAATGATGGCATGCACTCAATGGACACAAGAAAAACATTAGCAAATACAAATGAGCATTTTGTGAATAGTATTTAAGTGGCATTGGAATTGTTGATGATGCAATGTTTGTATTGGTTTAATCACAACGCACATTGAAACCTTTGATGTTCTGTGCAAACAGGCAGGCTGTGTTCAGAAAGGAATACTAGTACTAGGAATACTACTGGAGTACTGCTTAGTGAATAGTTTGTagggttttttttaataatagcaTTTTAAACAGGTTTTGTTGTTGTCAAATGATCTAATGCGGTCTGCTCTGGTTGAATATGACACATCCTGTCAAATGTCATAGATCATCCTGGAATCCTGCTGTTCGATGCACATGGAAAGTTTGTATACTGCATACCTGCAGAAATAGTAAAGGTAGTATTCTGAACACACATTCCCATACAGTGTAGTGCGTGAGCCAAATATGATTAACATGTTAAAGTTGTAAACAAGCATGTAGCTAGTAAACCCTAATAAGGAGGTTTTATGTTATTCTGTACACAAAGCACTGTATTTGTCTCAGAACTGTTTATTGTATGTCAACTAAATTATTACcactaaaaatgaaaactcagaatttttttcagaatcaaagtgtattttgatatttgactgcatttttacaaaatgtatttgtaatatGTAGTTCTTtgtatttcattaaaattattactTGTAAAATAATGTCATGTACGTTGGTaataaactaatttaataattatgtatgCGGGATGTTAAAATAAACTACAGAAGTGTTGTTCTCTTTGATGAAATCACAAATTCTTTTATGCTTCTTTTCCTTGGCTGTTTCCATGTAAAATGttcttctttcttttaaaataaaaacattgataataacagtaaatgtttcttgagcagcaatcaaatcaaatgattattaaatgctgctttttatttttacagaacaaaaaaaaaaaaagacatgccAGGGGCAATTACAACTTTATTTACTACTGTAAAGCGGTCTGAACTCGACAAACAGAACAGAATAAATGAACTGAagaacatttttgtcaaagaagGCAGAGCCACATACCTATTACGTATTGCCATGGACCAATGCTAGAACAAAGGTGTTTACCATCAGCTGGAGCAAACTTTTCCATAAAGTTCACTGTGGCAAGCTGTTATGAACTCCTAATACGAACCCCAAAAAATATTAgtttcaaacaagaaaaaaaaacattgattttcaacatattagaataatttctgaaggatcatgtgacactgaatttgatgtttaatcaaataaattcagccttggtgtgACTATGACTATCAGTTTTATGTTGTGTGACCAAAGGTTAAAGATGACATTGTGCTGAATGTGAGTCTGTGTCCTTCATAGCCCAGGCCTTCTGAGGCATCTATTAAATTATAAGGCATTATATTaaactgtaatatttcacaacattactgtttttactatatttttgatcaaataaatgcagccttggtgagcaaaagagacttctttcaaaaacattaaaaaaatcttatctAACTAAAAAATCTTTGCATTTGTAGACTGCAAGAAAGACCTTTTCTCAGATTAAACCATTAGACCACACATGAATTGCACATATCCCCAAATGCCTTTTAATATTGTGAATCTAGTTTAGCTCCCTCTTCTGGTCATAGTAGCTCATTCCCCTTTAGTGGAGTTCTGTGGCAGCCAGTCCATTGCAGCCTCTCTGCCCACTGTCCAGTCGCAGTAATGCGCACCTTCCCAGGATCAAACCTCCAGTACTGCTGCTCCTTAAAGAAATACAGCTTTCCATCTGGCCGAGTCAAAACCCCATTTATCCCCTGTGGAATACCCTTCCAGTCCCTCAGAGAACGAGGGTAGTACGGCTCTATGCTAAGAGATTCAAGATTCAGGACAAAGTAGTGTGACCCTTTGAAGAGCACCATATGGCCCAGGGGCTGGTAGAAGAAGGCGCAGTCAGGGTGCTTCGGTAAGCCCAATTCACTGTTCTTCTTGGGGAATCCAGGGTCCAGATCAGAGCTTGAGTAACGCCACATCCGTCTTCCtaccaggaaaaaaaaatgtggagATGAGTTGAGATAATGCATCTTCAAAAGGCACAGTTTACCTAAAATTACCTTTACTCGCTCTCAGgttttattaacaaattaataataacgAATTATACAAACACTATATAGTAAGTTTACCCAGATACGCACTCATGTAAAATGATAATATATAGCAAATCTTAATTGCCGATTGTTTATATTGTCGCAAAATGCGTTATCTACTATATTATTGCACAGCTCTCTATATAAAGATGGATAAATACAGTACACTTGTAAGTCATGTTGTATCATTGTAAAACGTAAACTATATTATCTCCCAACTCTAATTTACTGAATGTGACTATAGGGCAtgaagatattaagatattaacCTCATGATTTACTGTAAAGCTGCCttgaaacaatgtgtattgtgaaaagcgcttgTGAAAAAGCAAGTCATCTGACATGACTTGTATGACTTGTATATTTGTAGACTGTTCACAGTGTTGTTTTCCACACAACAATAGCCTGTCAGTGAAACCTTTAGTTCTCATTTTAGTTTCTACATactaaattaacttttttggaACTTCTATAAGACTTGAGACTCTGCTGACTCCAATATGAGAGCAGCGACACACCTGTGCATAACAAAAGTGTTTGTAGACATGTTTTAAACACAAAAACGGCAAAAGCAACAAAATGGACAGATTTCCAAATACCAGGGGCCTCATGTATAAAACTTACCATAGATTTCATCCTAAGTGTGCATACACACCAAAGCTAGATTTTGCGTGTGCAAAAgttttcagatttataaaaccatgcataCACCAGAACCTGTGCAAAATTCCCTTTATAAAGTCAGTGGAAGATGCATCTCCATGCTGTCTCTTCCCTGAAATATTCACATATGGAGCATACAATGCCTTTTACTATGCATTATGTCATCTACATATCATGCATATTCCATCTACGTGATACCATCCACGTTATAGACATTAGGATAATATGAGATCCGgactacattacatttttaaaaatcatttggtATCCATGCCTTGTTgtagaataaataaatcaaaattgtataaaatacatttcagaGAAAGTTGTCAGAGAAGAGTTATTCTCCATCTTTTCCACTGGCCAAATAGTATTTTTAATTgctttaaacaaatcaaatttatgtaATTTTGCCTGCGAAGTATTTTTAATGGAAGCAGATAGGCcttattttttgcagtgtaaataatTGTCTGACTCGCGTCactgacaaaacattttaaaaataaaacgtgCATATCTTACCGTTTCCTTCAAATTCTATCCTTcaaatacaatgtttttttcATAATACTGGGAAGTAAGGGGTCATCATTAGGCTACTGTCTCTCTGTGCACGACACCAACAGCACAATTGCGTGCAGCAGAGGTTGCAAAACTGTGTCATCAGACATTGATCACAGATCACGAGTCCTTCTGTGTCTGTTAATATACTGTTCTATGTTGCTAGGCCATCGGCTTAGACGGAGTCAAGTGAGCATTAATGATCATTATGTGTGCATATACTTTGTGTACACCCATTTTTGCGTACACAAAGTATATCCCCTGCAGTTCTCCAACTCTCTGGCACAGGAGAAAGTGTGTACACCTGCTCAGACCCTGACGTGGCGCAAAGCACTTTTCAAAGactatttttataaatatgaacgTTCATAATTCTGGGAAGTATCATggatgttttataaatgaggccccagaTGTGCCCTGGACAAAACTGCACTCTAGAATAGGGGGGGAAACAGTCTGAACTTCAGAAGTATTTACATCAGCCTACCTTTAAAGAAGTAGAGTTTGCTGTCCAGTGGGGAGAAGGCAGCTGCTTCAACAGCCAATGACAGCTGCGGCCAGCGTGTCTGAAGTGGAAGAGGATCGCTCACACTGCCATTAGATACCGTCCAGAAATTATGGCCCTGAAACACCAGCACTGTCCCATTCTCATCTACAGAAAAACAACAGCTTTACACAGTTCGAGGGAAACTGTTTATGTGTCAATTAAAATGTCTAGCTCTTACCGATGGTGATGGCATCAAAGAAACCCTGGCAGTAGTGGGGTGTGAGGGAACCTCTCATATGATCTTGAAAAATCTTCCACT
Proteins encoded in this window:
- the LOC137005212 gene encoding protein FAM124B isoform X2 — its product is MLHFTSRTEDETADSGAETSGSDCSKMSCSSIDLMASPGQELLLVTMHLLTNPGDSLLLQHTLDRLLRWVRPGLRLFHVSERACPLHDYARANLCPVAGHPSHAVTIFLHESYGEERILRVLDFLQCPPWQYHHTESCGGREGGAHVSSTASPSSTLLRPYLLPSRDFYSLGAGMPVWGVRPVHYGGEVVRVTLHSTYDNFEDTVRLYETVLQRRVEEQKTGFCWFTLLTEKGFNLQLAIKQLSPGVRVEPCYSAVLQFKVGEIGQLVPLLPNTCSPISATRWHTEDLDGNKILFQVKAPAQPQGFLTSAFPLSCPRMLLRNGATARPPSTSPCRKPSHLKEHPVGRSRVEPPPDRCPRRLRLASYGRESMGSDGTCSTPPGSSCYSSQRSSPAGLSVNWYEPAITSETSISCLLLEEEEPETNVDTGCAVKPQATLGVSALVTLSRDLKHGLAELQLTSEAETQALQCHSQHQHAQDDEFFI
- the LOC137005212 gene encoding protein FAM124B isoform X1, whose amino-acid sequence is MNSLLFASLRGRNTVTEGAECFMISDCSKMSCSSIDLMASPGQELLLVTMHLLTNPGDSLLLQHTLDRLLRWVRPGLRLFHVSERACPLHDYARANLCPVAGHPSHAVTIFLHESYGEERILRVLDFLQCPPWQYHHTESCGGREGGAHVSSTASPSSTLLRPYLLPSRDFYSLGAGMPVWGVRPVHYGGEVVRVTLHSTYDNFEDTVRLYETVLQRRVEEQKTGFCWFTLLTEKGFNLQLAIKQLSPGVRVEPCYSAVLQFKVGEIGQLVPLLPNTCSPISATRWHTEDLDGNKILFQVKAPAQPQGFLTSAFPLSCPRMLLRNGATARPPSTSPCRKPSHLKEHPVGRSRVEPPPDRCPRRLRLASYGRESMGSDGTCSTPPGSSCYSSQRSSPAGLSVNWYEPAITSETSISCLLLEEEEPETNVDTGCAVKPQATLGVSALVTLSRDLKHGLAELQLTSEAETQALQCHSQHQHAQDDEFFI